The DNA window CTGGTTGCCCCAGCTGTTGCGGATGAAGGTGAGGATGTCGGCGAGCTGCGCATTGGGCAGTTGCTCGAAGCCCGGCATGGTGAATGCCATCCGGTCATGCGGCGTGTGCGGTGTGCGTCCACCGATCAGGGTTACCTGCACCAGCGAGCTGGGATCGTCGGCGAACACGATGGAGTTGCCGGCCAGGGCAGGGTAGATCCGTGGCATGCCACGGCCATCTGCACGATGGCAGGCCTGGCAGTGTTCGGCGTAGGCCAGCGAACCGGCCACCCGATAGTCGCCGCCGCGCAGTGCGGCGGTGGTGGTGTCGCTGCCCGGCGTCCACTGCGCGCTGCGGCCTACCCGTGCTGGCAGCTGCTTCAGATACCGCGCCATCGCCAGCAGATCGGCGTCGGACAGGTACTGCGTGCTGTGCTCGACCACATCGGCCATACCACCGAAGGCCGCGGAACGATCGGTACGGCCGGTGCGCAGGAACTCGACGATCTCGGCTTCGCTCCAGCTGGCGAGGCCAGTTGATTCGTTGCGCAGGTTCTTCGCATACCAGCCTTCCAGCACCGATCCGGACAGGAACTGGCGGCTGCCGTCATCGGCCATCGCTTTTTCCTGGAAGGCCAGCCCGCGTGGGGTATGGCACGCGCCGCAATGGGCCAGGCCTTCGACCAGTTCGGCGCCGCGTTGCTGGCCGGCATCCAGGGTTGGATCAGGGATGAAACTGCGCGGGCGCGCGAACAGCAGCTGCCACCAGGCAAGCGGCCAGCGCATGTTGGCCGGCCATGGAATGGTGCTGTCAGCGTTGTCCTGCCGGACCGGCTGCACTGCGCCCATGAAGTAGGCATACAGCGCCTTGATCTCGGCATCGCTGGCGATCACGTACGAGGCGTAGGGCATTGCCGGATACAGCGGCTGGCCGTCATGGCGGATGCCACGCCGCACCGCGCGCTCGAAATCCGCATAGTCGTACGCGCCGATGCCGGTATCCGGGTCCGGGGTGATGTTGGTCGAATACAGCGTGCCCATCGGTGTCTGCATGCCAAGCCCACCGGCGAAGGGCTTGCCGCCGGGTGCGGTATGGCAGGCGGCGCAGTCGGCGGCACGCGATAGATACCGGCCCTGCTCGATCAGGGTCGGGTCGTGGATATCGACCTCGGCCTGTTGCCGTGGGGCGAACCAGTACGGTGTGCTGCGGGCGATGCCGTAGGCGGCGGCCAATGTGGCGGCCAAGGCAATGGCGAGCTTGAGCGGGGTGCGCATGCTGGCACTGTGGCCATTCGTGCGAAGGCGTTCATTGATCCGGATCAATGCTTTGGCCGGTCGCTACATTGTGACAAGCTGAATCGATCCTGCGCTGTCATCAACCCGTCATCCAGCTGCGATAGATGGCGTCGGGCGCGACCGCTAATCTGCCACGCTGTCGCACTTTTCCCCTGACTGCCCATGAAGCGCCTGCTGCTGCTTTTGCTGGCGTGCGCCGGCCTGTGGCTGGCTGCATGCTCTTCTTCGATGACCGCCTCGTCCACCTCGCTCAGCGACCGCCTGATCGCGCCCGGTGGCGTTTCGACCCTGCTTGATCAGCCGCGTATCGCCGCAGCGGTGGCTGCGTTGCCGAACCGGCATGGTTTCGCTGCGGGCCGTGATGGCGTGCCGATCTTCTGGCGTGCTTTCGACCCGGGCGACTATGGCGCGCGCTACCACTACCTGCCGCAGCAGCACCAGAACGGCCTGCCGCTGGATACCGGGCTGAGCCTGGCGGTACCGCAGCCGTTCCGCGCGCAGGCGCCGCGTGGCACCGTGGTGCTGCTGCACGGCTGGATGATGAACGGCGATTCGATGCTGCCGTGGTCGCTGCAGCTGGCCGAGTCGGGCTACCGCGTGGTCACCCTGGACCTGCGCAACCATGGCCAGTCCGGCGCCGGCCCCTCCGGCTACGGCACCTATGAATCGGACGATGTGGTGGATGTCATCGCTGCGCTGCGCGCGCGCGGCGAAGTGACTGGCCCGCTGTACCTGTTCGGCGTTTCCTATGGCGCTGCCACCGCACTGTTCACCGCCGACAAGCTGGGCGACCAGGTTGCCGGCGTGGTGGCGATGGAATCGTTCGCCAATGCCGGCGTAGCGATCCGCACCATGATTCCGCATCTGATGGCCCTGCAGCCGGAAGGCTTGAAGGCACAGGCCATCGCTTCGTATGCACGCTGGCGCTACGGCGGCCAGGACATCAACCAGGTGGTGGCCGCCGCCAGCCGCCGCATCGACGTGGACCTGGACCAGGTGGACGTGGCACGCGCGCTGGCCGATACCCGTGCCTGCGTGCTGCTGCTGCACGGGCAGGGCGACCAGCACATTCCGGTCAGCCAGGGGCGTGCGCTGGCACAGGCCAACCCGCGTGCGCACTACATCGAGATGCGCGGCGAAGATCACATCACCCTGCCGCTGCGGCTGGACCTGCTGGCCGGCGTGGTGGATGACTGGATGGCGCGGGACGAGCACCACCCGAAGTCCGCGTGCCCAGCGCCCCAATTGCCCGCACAGGCCGAGTGGCTGGTGCACGGCGTCGATGCACCGGCAAAGACCCCAGCGCGCAGCTGAGCCTTCAAAAAAGGGGACGGAGGGGATTAAGTCGCATTCGGCCTGCTAGTGCAGGAAACGACTTAATCCCCTCCGTCCCCTTTTCTTCTTCAGGGCAGGCGGCGGGCCAGTGAACGCGCCGATGCCGCCACGCCCAGCAGCATCGCTGCCACGCACAGGAAGGCAAAGCCCAGGCTGGTGGCATGGGCGAGCGCGCCGATCGCTGCAGGGCCTGCAAGGATGCCGGCGTAGCCCAGGGTGGTGACTGCGGTGATCGCAATGCTCTCCGGCATCGCGCGCTGCTGGCCGGCCATCGAGAACAGGGCGGGCACGATGTTGGCGCAGCCCAGGCCCACCAGCACGTAGCCGAACAGCGCCATCGCGAAGGAGGGCACCAATGTGGCCAGTGCGAAACCGCCCGCAGCGGTGATGCCACCAATGACGATGGTGCGGGTGCGGCCAAGGCGCTCGACGATGCCATCGCCGAACAGGCGCATCGCGGTCATCGCCAGCGTGAACACGGCAAAGCCGGCACCGGCCTGGTCGCGCGGCACCTGCCGCACTTCGGCCAGGAACACCGCACTCCAGTCGAGCATCGAGCCCTCGGCCAGGAACACTACGAAGGCGAGCACACTGATGAACAGCACGACGCCATGCGGCACGGCCAGCATCGGGCCGTCATGCAGGATGCGCTGCGGGCGCCAGTGCGGTGCCGACAACAGGGCCACCAGCAGCATCGCCGCCACGGCAACCAATGACGCCAGCCACAGCGGAGTGCCGAGCACCAACAGGCCGGTCATGCAGCCTGCGCCGACGAAGCCACCAATGCTGTAGAACGCGTGGAAGCCGGACATCATCGGGCGTCCCGCATCGCGCTCGACGGCCACCGCCTGCATGTTCATCGTGCAGTCCATCGCGCCCACACCCGCACCGAACACGAACAGCGTCGCCCCCAGTGCCAGCGGCGTGGGGGTGAGCGTCAGCAGCGGCAGCGCGAGCAGAATCAAGGCCGTGGTGGTGATCATCAAGCGGCGCGAGCCCAGGCGCGCGGTCAACGCACCTGCCAGCGGCATCGCCAGCAATGAGCCCAG is part of the Stenotrophomonas lactitubi genome and encodes:
- a CDS encoding c-type cytochrome, whose amino-acid sequence is MRTPLKLAIALAATLAAAYGIARSTPYWFAPRQQAEVDIHDPTLIEQGRYLSRAADCAACHTAPGGKPFAGGLGMQTPMGTLYSTNITPDPDTGIGAYDYADFERAVRRGIRHDGQPLYPAMPYASYVIASDAEIKALYAYFMGAVQPVRQDNADSTIPWPANMRWPLAWWQLLFARPRSFIPDPTLDAGQQRGAELVEGLAHCGACHTPRGLAFQEKAMADDGSRQFLSGSVLEGWYAKNLRNESTGLASWSEAEIVEFLRTGRTDRSAAFGGMADVVEHSTQYLSDADLLAMARYLKQLPARVGRSAQWTPGSDTTTAALRGGDYRVAGSLAYAEHCQACHRADGRGMPRIYPALAGNSIVFADDPSSLVQVTLIGGRTPHTPHDRMAFTMPGFEQLPNAQLADILTFIRNSWGNQASAVSELDVARMRRVVRDKPVHVVPQETAQ
- a CDS encoding alpha/beta hydrolase — encoded protein: MKRLLLLLLACAGLWLAACSSSMTASSTSLSDRLIAPGGVSTLLDQPRIAAAVAALPNRHGFAAGRDGVPIFWRAFDPGDYGARYHYLPQQHQNGLPLDTGLSLAVPQPFRAQAPRGTVVLLHGWMMNGDSMLPWSLQLAESGYRVVTLDLRNHGQSGAGPSGYGTYESDDVVDVIAALRARGEVTGPLYLFGVSYGAATALFTADKLGDQVAGVVAMESFANAGVAIRTMIPHLMALQPEGLKAQAIASYARWRYGGQDINQVVAAASRRIDVDLDQVDVARALADTRACVLLLHGQGDQHIPVSQGRALAQANPRAHYIEMRGEDHITLPLRLDLLAGVVDDWMARDEHHPKSACPAPQLPAQAEWLVHGVDAPAKTPARS
- a CDS encoding MFS transporter produces the protein MTPSSPRAQQHATRAAFFIPGFATAAWAPMVPYAKAKAGLSDASLGGLLLCLGLGSLLAMPLAGALTARLGSRRLMITTTALILLALPLLTLTPTPLALGATLFVFGAGVGAMDCTMNMQAVAVERDAGRPMMSGFHAFYSIGGFVGAGCMTGLLVLGTPLWLASLVAVAAMLLVALLSAPHWRPQRILHDGPMLAVPHGVVLFISVLAFVVFLAEGSMLDWSAVFLAEVRQVPRDQAGAGFAVFTLAMTAMRLFGDGIVERLGRTRTIVIGGITAAGGFALATLVPSFAMALFGYVLVGLGCANIVPALFSMAGQQRAMPESIAITAVTTLGYAGILAGPAAIGALAHATSLGFAFLCVAAMLLGVAASARSLARRLP